In Betta splendens chromosome 3, fBetSpl5.4, whole genome shotgun sequence, the genomic window CCTCAGCTGAGAAAGGAGCTTCATTCACAGGGAAAACTTTTTCTGTGCTCCCTCTCTTTCACTCTGTCCTTTCTGGATGATGGCTGGAGGAAGGGAAGCCCTCACacagatactgtgtgtgtgtgtgtgtgtgtgtgtgtgtgtgtgtgtgtgtgtgtgtgtgtgtgtgtgtgtgtgtgtcgtgttgGGGGTCATATTTAGAATATGAAGAGGCAGAGGGACTTCAAAGCATGACATAAGAATAAGTGTAAAGACAAATGCCActactttaacacacacacacacacacacacacacacacacacacacacacacacacacacacacacacacacgctcaaatAAAATTTAACTCACACACAAGTGGTGTGTTACAGTCTGTTGGCTTTGTTGTCTAATAACAAACTACACAtgatagaagaagaagaagaagatagaagatgtgttcgtgtgtgtgtgtgtgtgtgtgtgtgtgtgtgtgtgtgtgtgtgtgtgtgtgtgtgtgtgtgtgtgtgtgtgtgttgctaaaAACAAACTTTCACCAAGGTGtacaaaacaaagtcaaactTGTGGGGGCTGCAATGTAACATGGGGGAGGGTTTTgaggatggacacacacacacacacacacacacacacacacacacaaacacacacacacacacacacacacacacaaacacacacacacacacacacagacacacaccacacataccaattaactgaatgaatgaaataaaaagcaaTATTGGGAAATGGAATCAATGAATGGTTGACAAAATGCTGAGTGCGGATAAATATGCATTGAACATTTTCATGCAGTCAACAgggaaacaaaccaacaaaaagAACCATTTGTCATTATACGTGTGATCAAAGGTTACATTAAGGTTCAGAAAATGTAATTATTCCCAGGCTTAAACATTGATCGGCCATTTTGATGATGGGGTGCTCGCCCCCCGCCACCTTCAGATTGCTGTACAGTGAGATATGAACTAAATCAGCTATTAACCGCAGTATAAACTTGTGCCAAGtgtatacaataatatattGTGCACTCTGACATCGAATCAAATCGGAAAGGTTTGTACACAGTACACATCTTTATCTTGGTTGAAAGTAATCCTGCCACATCTGAAAGTGTCCTGTGAATACGCTTatctgaataaatgaataaggTCAGGTTTAGTTGGTCTGAAAACAATAACCAGTGGTTGTGGGTGCTTCAGTTATTGAGTCAGAAGGTGTACTTTGGTCCACACTCTAATATTTCAGCTCATTGATATCAGCTCCTGTATCTTACTGATGTAGCGCACCAAAGCTGATAAACACCCATTATGTCCAGTGTTGAACAGTGGTTGTCGCCTTGCTTTTTGAAGTGTGCCTACTCAACATACAGCGTGTCCACTTGATGACAGCCCCTTCGGATGATCCAGTCCACTCCAACTGTCTATTTAGCCGGCCATAATAAATGAAGCAATTACACAATGTTTGGTTGTCATCAACATCTGAATTTTTCAATGCAGGAATAACGTGACCATGTAAAAGGTTTGGTGTCTAACTGTACCCACAGAGTACCTTTCCCTGCTGTTGTGCACATTATAAGTAAGTACAGAAAGTATTTGGAAACAATTGTTCtgggtgttttgtgtgttcaagCTCCACTTCTGGCCTCTGGCTTAAAgcaacatttgacatttgacaagATGCGCTGATTTTAGCGTTTAGCTCAAGGACACTATTGTAAGTCTCCCAGtcttttattcattcttttgttttctttaaccaGTATTGATGTTATTACACATGAAATGAATCGGTCAATAAGATTCAACAATTCAAATAAATTCAGCACATGAATGAAATCGATTTTAACTTGTGgaagaagtaataaaaaaacgACATGATGCAATATTGTTGATGTGGTAAATGCAGCCTTGACTCATAGTTCATTCTGTAGATGTGGGGGCTCTGTGGCTGATCAGTACGGAAGCTCTCCACTGTCCCTTTAAACTCTACCTTCCCCTGTTACCATAAAGCTGCTAGAAGAGCCTCACTGCAAAAGTCACATGCTCCAGCTCCCTTTGTTTCCCGCAGAAAGCCTCTATCTGTCTGTGAAAAAGAGGAACTCAACACGCCTCtaagaaaaaacaaatctgaGGGAAATAACATGATTCAGAATattcctgttttccttttttcatgttTCTTCTGTATATTTTGCTTCCCACCATGTTTCGCATTTGCAAAtatgtttaataatttaaaatatttttttaaatcattttttgtTAAATGCTAACATAAAATCATTAgaacattttatgttttgtaaATGTTACAAACAGATGTAACTGGAAATCTAATAGGTTTATTATCATGAAACAGTCCTGATTGAttataattaaaagaaaaaaataactgtATCAGAATAGCATTTAGAGAACAGATTTTTGGTTGGAAACATTTAAATGGTCCATAAAACAAATATCAAGAGTTCGTTTGAACATATAATCTAAAAACAAAGGTAAATAAAGTGGAAAACGTTTTAAGGTTTTGCACGTTTTCAGTGTATTTACATCTTCAAATACACAATGAGCACATgttaaacacagcacacacgctttttattatttgatctctaataacaacaacatattATGCATGTGTTCGGATGTATCTCCAGGTTCTGTCCACAGAGGTGCAACTCCCTTCAGGCATTACGGTATTCAATCCAATAGCCAAGAGAGGAATTCCAAGAATGTGAAAAGCTCCAATTCATATTGAAACTAGATTAAAATGAGAGCAACTTAACACCAATGCTGGTTTAAGAGGAGTAACTAAATACACTGATACTAACAGGACCTGACTGATCAAACTGTAAGTGTCACAATACAGCATTTGGTCCTGCTGAATTGGTTTATCTGTCCTCTCCTTAGTCTGTCTGAATGAATCTTCTGGCTAAGAGTGAATATCTCAGATACACACAGAAAGCGGAGTTTGCGCACGGCAGTGTGTTAAAAAGGAATATGTGGACTCTACGACGTCAAGGGACTTTGAAAGGGTGATCAATAATGTCAACTTTTCCAGTGCACTGAACTTTTTCCCCACATGAAAAGTTACACCGACATCTGCCTAGTAACAGCAGTTCCTCTCATTGGTGCAACTGCAGTCTCCtcccgtttgtgtgtgtgtgtgtgtgtgtgtgtgtgtgtgtgtgtgtgtgtgtgtgtgtgtgtgtgtgtgtgtgtgtgtgtgtgtgtgtgtgtgtgtgtgtgtgtgtgtgtgtgcgcgcgagtgCTTGTGGAAAAACGTCCAAAACTTTGCACTACAGATTCTGAATAAAAGCACTGATGATCATAGGCATTACATAATCAAGGAGTAAAAGATCATGTTCACAAAAATCAATGAAATCCAACTTCCCTTTACAAAGCGACTACAGTAAAGTTCTGTTCAGATGAGTTGACTCAGTCCTCAAATAATTACAACATAGATCTTGGACTTCCATTTGATGCTGTCTGAAGGAGTCACACGGTGAGATCTGTGTGATTCATTTAACTGTAATGTTAATAGGAATGGCCAACAACTACATTATCTACCGCTGAGCTATTAGCTAGATTACATATAAAAGCATATTTATAGTAGCACGTCCATGTCCATGAAGAATAGCTACAATACTTGTGGCTGATATCCTTCCTGTCCTTTTAGTTGTGAGTGCTAAGCGGAAATAAATAAAGTAGCACAGTGTGTTTCAGACTCCACTGTTGACCCATGTGCTCGCCTCATGTGCTGTGGGAGGGCTGCTACTTTCATTCAGCCTTGTGGATAAAGAACAAGGGCTGTAAAGTCGTTATCGCCCCCTACCGACGCTAGCGGCTGGCCTGCGCCGGAGCCCGGCTCCACCGAGGACAGACGGCCCCCCGACGCAGCCTCGGacctcccacctcctctccagAAGCTACGAAGCAATAGGAGAAGGGGGCGGACACAAGGGGTGCCCTTAcctttatatatatgtatatatgtgtgtgtgtgtgtgtgtgtgtgtggtgtgtgcataTAATAGAATCTCTTCCTCGCGCGCTCCCTAGCAGACTGCTGGTCTCTTtgatcccccctccccctcgacGGCTGACGTCACCGTGCacgccacctcctccttctcctcctcttcgaactagtgtgcgtgcgcgtgcgcgtgtgtgcgagtgtgagtgtgtgtgcgcccgcccgcgcgcgcgcgcgcgcgcgtgcgtcggCTGGGTTTTTGTCTGGGAGAAGCGCTCCGTTCTTCAGAGGGCTCGCGCACaccggaggagcagcagcagcagcacgcagcagcagccgcagcggcACGGCGAGAAGAAAGTGATTTAAAAAGCACCCGAGTGCGGCCTCCCGTCCGCTGTCGCCCGTCGCCTCTGACACGTAGAGACGCTCGAGCCGGGCGATACGCAACTTCTGTCGGCGGCGGTAATATTAAGAAGAGAAGCAGCGCACTATGGAGgaccagctgctgtgctgcgaGGTGGACTCCATCAGGAGAGCCTATCAGGACGTCAATCTGCTCAACGACCGCGTCCTGCGCACCATGCTGAAGGCGGAGGAGAACTACCTGCCGTCCCCGAACTACTTTAAGTGCGTCCAGAAAGAAATTGTGCCCAAAATGAGGAAAATAGTTGCCACCTGGATGTTAGAGGTTggttttacttcctttaactTTCCGCCTCCTCTGAACTTGTTTGTGGCCCGTAGCCAGCGGTCGCGTTCGCCTCGAAGCGCAACTAAGTCGCGAGGTGGACGTTTTTGGGGCGTTCGAGAGGTGCACGTCTGTCATTTCACCGCGCGTGTTACATAAACGCTCTGAAAAGTATGTCCTCATAAGTGCTGGGTGGTCCTCGGGCTACACTGGCTACATACGCCGCTCGCTTCTCGCCCTCAATACCTTTTGTTACTCATTACTTTGACGTGTGTCATTTCTAAAAGGTTATGAGGTGGAATTGCACGGGGAAATATTCCAAAATAACCAGCAATGTACACGTATGCAGTCTGGCCCGTGCCAGTATTACGCGCCATCTTTGTTGTCGTATATGAGAAGGATTTTAATATCATTAAAAATCTATAACGTCGGCGACAATGACAGTAACTCGGCTAAATGAGCCACAAATGCATCTATATCATACGATTGGTACATTGCGGGTGGTAGACCTCATTCGAATTGTATGAGCTGGTAAAGTTTGTTTTACTTCACAAGAGCCGGTGCTAATCGTGAAGGTCGCTGGCGAAAAAGGACATTTCTGGAATATTgcaaaatgatgaaatgcaTGTAAACAGTCGGATTTGATAGCTAAGGCGTTATTGAACATTTACATCAACTTTTGGAGTGAAGTCTTCGcggttttatattttttattaatttccGAAAGCGTGCACCGCGGAGCCGGGGAGGTGTAGCCTGCAGCACGTGAAAACCTCATTCGGagaaattaatttttaaaaaatcctTGCAATACTGATTCGACATAGCTGACGCTCTTCCGATAGGGCATTCGACGGGGATCATTTACATGCTAATTGTACGCAGCCTGgcaatttttaaatatttataaatattttttgaaAAGATGACGAAGTTGAAATTGAGAGTGAAACTTGCTTAGACGCCACCTTTGTGTCTTAGTCAGAACTGACTGCAAACTAATTCCCGACTGTTTTCATTACTGCGACGCCCTATAACGTCCTCCGATAAATTACCCAGTAAAGCACATTGTGATTTTGGGTGTTTTAGTTTGCATGTAAAATAGAGTTTGCATAAAATGACGTGGCTCGTGGGATCTTTAAACTCTAAAATGTAAACGAATTTGTTGCACAAAATGTTTATTTCGTTTCAGAAGATTGAAAATATTGTAGCTAATGAATGCATATAGAAGAATACGACGTCGAGcttgtgggggggtggggggtggctTAATAATGCGCATGAATGGTGCAATTTCCTTCCAGCAAGCAGCGCAACTCAAAGTGCCTTTCTCACCTTCTAGGTCTGCGAGGAACAGAAATGCGAGGAGGAGGTTTTTCCGCTGGCTATGAACTATTTGGACAGATTTTTATCAGTGGAGGCCACGAGGAAAACGCGACTACAGCTGTTGGGAGCTACATGCATGTTTCTAGCATCCAAGATGAAGGAGACTGTTCCCCTAACGGCGGAGAAGCTCTGTATCTACACGGACAACTCGGTCCAGCCCGGAGAACTGCTGGTAATTGAGTTCTGCAGACATGTATGTTGCATAACACATATAGTACCCACGCAGCAGGCAATGGAGACCACATGGCCAGAATGCATAGTTTACAATAAATTTTAGTTCGTCGgcgtcaccaatgatcagaaaACACTGAATGTGTACAAACAAAGCCAATCAACATTTGGACTTAAACTAAATATATAATGGAAATGTTGATGTGGTGCAGCAGTCTCTGAATGGCTGCCTGTGACTTTCCCATGGTGACTGGAAGGCCTCTCTGGTTTCATGAATGGTCTCAGTGACTGCCAAGAAAACGCTGGTTTACAGTGACACCTAGTGGACATAAGACAAAGGTGCGGCTGTTGGCAGCGAAAAACTGAACAAGTCACTTTTCTTTTATGCTGCGACAGTAATTTAATGTGTCTCCATTCGAGGAGAATCGGCCGCTGTTCTGCAATTCTTTATCACACTGATTATATGTACTACATTTTTTAGCTTTATATTTATGGCAGGCATTCATAATTGAGCAGTAAATATGAAAAGCAGGCGTAGATCTGTACATTTTAGTGCTGAGATACCTTCTTCATATAAGTACTGAATAAAGAATTATTATaaacaaatgcagcattttaAGTCTGCAGTTCAACAGAATTCAATTACATGTGAAGATTGAAGCGGCAGAACTGTAAAAAGTAGAGGAATTAAATGGCGCTGTAGCAGATGTAAGGGGGAGTATTTTTTCTGTCCAATAAGTGGGTCAGTTTGAGTAAATGCCTCTGGTTTGGTGTGTCCACAGCAaatggagctgctggttctcaACAAGCTGAAGTGGGACCTGGCCTCAGTCACGTCTCACGACTTCATTGAGCACTTCCTCTCCAAACTGAAGATCCATCCGTCCACCAAGCAGATCCTCAGAAAGCATGCCCAGACTTTCGTGGCCCTCTGTGCCACAGGTAAGACactgttacagtaaatattgGTCATTTAAGAACGTTAACATGTATCTTCTGGACCTGCGACTTGTACATATACATATTCCTTACTTTTTGTCTTAACTTATACTTGATAATCTGTTATAGCTTAGCCAAAACCCAGTTTGGGATTGCTGCTTTTTGCCCTCTTTGACCCActttcttgttttgttattcTAATCATGACTGCCATGTTCTCATTATtagttaataaatgtttaagGCTTAGAGGAGCAGATATGTAGCGTTTTGTGATTATAATCAGTCACGGGTGGGTTTTTTTCTGCTTGAAGTCGAAGGCATTTGTTTAGTGGACCATGTGCTTATAAGAACCAGTAAACTAGTACTAACAACATGAAGTATACATTATGTCTTGTAATTGTAATTGCTTGGGAATGTGCGCTGTAACATGTCCCGGTGGTGTCTCTGCAGATGTTAACTTCATTGCCAGTCCTCCGTCCATGGTGGCAGCCGGCAGCGTGGTGGCGGCTGTTCAAGGTCTTTACCTGAAGAGCCAAGACCCCTCCTTGTCCTCTGAGAACCTGACCAACTTCCTGTCACAAGTCATACGCAGCGACCCGGTAGGCAAACGCTCCCAAAGCCCCACATCCCCAATGTGGTAAAAAGCAGCGTTGCAGGAGACGCTGGCAATGACTCACTGTGGTTCGTGTGCCTACAGGACTGCCTGCGGTCGTGTCAGGAGCAGATAGAGTCCCTGCTGGAGTCCAGCCTGCGGCAAGCTCAGCAGCACAGCGGCACAACAGAAACCAAACGCGTGGACGAGGACGTGGACCTGTCCTGCACCCCGACAGACGTCAGAGATATCAACATCTGAACTCACAGACAGCGTGTTCGCGCCGAGTGATAGGGAAAAAAGTTGCAGACAGAAGGTGGCAGCCGCTGCGCCGCCTTCTGTCATGTCTGATGTGCCACTACAGCTCGCCGTCTGCTTATGACTGCCATAACGGGGCCGAGCGCCCCCCTGGCCCGGCCCGCAACAGTCCCCAGAGTCACATTTCCTGACAGTGATGAACATCAGAGAAATGTACCAGCAAGAAAAGACAATGAATGTCGATGATGCGCGTGGGCTGGAGCTGAAGTAGATTTGTTTTCATATTCCCTTAAATATTAAACTAGGAATCTTTAAATTACTGCAGACTCAACCTGCCTGCTTAAACATCCCAAAGTATCATGTGCAGTAGGTCCTTGTAGTCTGTCTTCAGGTCTTCATCTGGACATttttagaggaggaggaggaaaagagtttttttttctgttcaatCTAGAATGTTTAGACCTCCTGTCCAATCTCCCATGTTTGTCTTGTTGCAGTGCAGACATTCATTCTATATCCCTGCTTGCTTATGTTTAGTCACTTTATATAATTTTAGACTTTGTCATCAATTAGTCTTATACCTCTTTTCTTCCAAGCCTTTTGGGTTTGAATCCAAGTGTAATGAAATGCTCAGTCGTTACAAGCGAACGGACCGTGGACTGCTGGTGGTGACGTCTacctttcagctgctgtcatttgATCAGATCAAATTGATACAGATGCAAGCAGAGTAATCCACAGTTTTCTTTCTGTGTAGTTAAACCTGATGCCATTCCATCTttgttttcttaaaaaaaaagcacttttgGTCAGCCCCGCTGGCTTGTTTAAAGAAATCACAGTGATTACACTTGTAAAACAACATGGAAATAGAAAGAGGGTTCATCAGGAGTCTTTTAGTGATGGGAGAGTCAGAACAACATCTGCATACAGCTGCACCTGGGACAGATTCATTGGGACAAAGGAATTGAGCCGTATGGCAGAAACGAATGCTGCTTGACACCCACATGAGTCTCACAGAAGTAAATGTTTCACACACCTAAAGACCCGCCATAGTTCAAGTTAAACCTCTTGCATGCAGAGCCAAAAACTGAAGGTCCAGAGTGTAAAGTAAAAAGAAGTATTATTTTTATACTTAAAATAatactttatttttatatagcaaaacatatttatttttaggtTGCGTTTTTGGTTTGCTAACTAACCATGGCTCTGTTTGCTGATGCTTAACTTAACCGGCTGAAGAGGAGCCCTGCCAATGAGAAATATTTTAATACTACAGTCTGAATCTAATTTGCCAGGACAACATCTGCTCCATTCCTCCACCTTACTTCAAATACTGCTTGTGGGATGAAACTTACAATAGAGAGAGAAGTGTTGAGACTATTGACATGATTTTGCACAAACCTAAAATATGTGGGCTGCGTTTCCTAGGGGGATGTCTCAGAGTGGagagcagaggacagacagtggagaAGAAAGAAAGTGGCAAAAAGGGTGACAGCTCAACAGCAAGCTGTGTCTCAGTGCTGTAGAGTTCAAGACAGGGTTCCTGCACAGGACAGAAGAGGGCGTTTTTGACATGAAAGTGAACACATTGCCATCCTCAAATTTAAACTTTGACTTGGATTTGCGAACTGCGTAGGGACCCTGTCAATTAGGTTTCTGATTGTTCTTTAAGGATAGAGAGTAGGAGAAAAACACTCCTTGTATTCCGCTGCTATAGAAAATAAATCCCAGCTATgtggttaaaaaaaactttaaaaaaggTAATGGATTAAATCGATGCTTTTCTCCTGTTATTTGCTGCTacatttggttgtttttttatacatacaAATGTCAATATACTGCCATTCTAGGTTTGAATTTTCTCATAGAAAATGTTTGTTATTGACATCCTCATGTTTTTGTAGATTCTATGTGATCAGTTTTTGTTTGTAATTACATGATTCTCCATACTAttccaaaaaaaggaaaaatgagaCGATGTACagaaatgctttgatccacaatACCTCAAGTGACAGTCAAAATCTATTTCTAATTTTtagtctttttgtttgtttagtttttattctattctactTGTGGGTTCAGTGCCCACTATAGCTCTGTTAAACGTTCTTGAGATGAAGCATCCGTGATGGAAACCAGAGAGTCCAGGGCATGCTTTGATACTGGTGCCATAACAGAaaatgggatatgtataactcTGTTGAGTGTTAAGCTGTCTCGGTGAATGAGACTTTTATCCCCCCTTCAGGCCCGTTGTGGCCCTTCTTCCTTTCCCccctttttatatttataaaaaagaaaaacgcttTTTGCTCCAATTGTCAAACTGTCAATAAGTTGATTTGAGTTTGTAAATAGATTCAGTGTCATGCTTGGTAAGCCATAGACTGTTTTTACAAATCATTCTACACAGTTGTGTCTACTTCATGCCAGTTGTTTCTAACTGGAACAACAGTGTATTCATATTTGTGTCGCCTACACAATAAAAACGTGAATTAGAATGACTTGGGTAAACTGGTTGTCTGTTCTATCACCACAGAATATGATTTTTGAAATGTATATTATTGTTAAAAAAGGATTGGCACTAAATATATATTGGATTACTGTATATTGCATTATATACAAAACTGAATTAGCAATGCATCACTTTGCTGTAGCTCCATTTGCAGGGATGCAGCATGCCATTTAAAACAATCACGATGGTCTCCTCACTATGGCATCTGACACATGCAATACAGAAATGTCTTCTAATGTCTCTGGTCCTCACGTGTGTGCAGTCACTGACTCCAACCAGCTACAAGAAAACATATGTATAGGAACCTGACTATGGGTGAATTTGGTTATGACGGTGTAGCAGATCACATGTATGCAATTTCTTGtgtaattatttaaatgaagCTGCCACAGGTTTAGATGACTGGTGACCTTCTGATACATCCTTGAGGTATCACTGCCTGATCTGCCCGGCAGCACAAGGACCTTACAAAAAGAGTGAATTAACTGAATAGTGCTGAATTGTGTCTATTTGTTACTTAGATTCTCTTGAAACACTTGAGAAGTGTTCTTTTCCCATTATTGCCCAGAAACTAAAAATTCAGAAAGAGCTGATATATGACATACCACACAATTAATAtcattataatataattttagGTATTTTCTATGTTGAGTAGTCAGAATTCAAAATTCAGAACTGTACAAGCACTTCCACgagaaaaagttaaaaaaaaagtttggaaTGAAATGCTGagacacatgcaacacacaatTTGCTAAACTCAcaaaaaggcacacacacacacacaaacagacaaacagacacagacacacacacacacacacacacacacacacacacacacacacacacacacacacacacacacacacacacacacgtactatAACTGGAGATCATTTTCCTGGTTTGGTTTCTTTTTGCTCTGGTCCTGACCTCTCGTTAGAGAGAGAACAACAAAGTTCTGTCTGAATCCCTAAAGTTATTGTTTGACTAATGATTAACAGGAGTATTtgtatttgcgtgtgtgtgggtgtgtgtgtgagtgcgtgtgtgtgagagacagtaCTCACTGATTTGTAATGCAAGGAATGTCTTTGATGGGGCTTCAGTGTGGAGAAAAAGGCGTGAAAGACTAATCCTTTCCCACAGGCCTGCCAGGGCCAGCTCAACCAGCAGCAGACAAAGacccacagcacacacacatagacatgTTGTAAGAGACGTCACATGCAGTACTTCTTGATTATGTTGATTTGTTGACACCTCCCGCCACAGCGCCACGCAGGCACATCACATGTGGAGGCTCAACTAGAGGAGAAAAGATGTGTTTTTTAGGCGCATGTTGACGGCTGTGCTACATCACCTCTTCCTGGACAACACCCTGGAAGTGTGTGGGAACTGAGGTGACTAACTGTTTGAGGCAAAAGTTTCTGTGTGAATTTGCAGAATGTGATTTGATGTTATCATGATGCGTGTAGGATGTTCCCTAAAAGAAACCTGAGTGAATGGGAGCATCTGATGCTCTGAAACCTGCAGCTCACTCAGTACTGATGATGCCTCTGCATGGATGCTGGCTTTCACATTTGGTACTGATGGCAGTCTCTTCATCTCTTGCTGAGgaatgtttatatttatttcatcttCACATGGTGGAGGATTCAGTTGTATTTGTGGTTGGACCAAAACATGCATTGAGTTGCATTGACATGACAGATTCATCCTTGTTTTCACTCAGTTAAAAACTAACTAAGTCGTCAAAGGTCAGAGTAACGTTAACACCATCTATTCGATTCCATTTTTTTCTCTCACCATATGTTTTGATTTCACTACTGCGATGgaacaacatgaacaacataaaaggaaagacagagacaatacAAGCACCTGTGTAACAAGAACTCAAACCTGCAGTAACATTCTAACTCTCCCACTCTCTTAAAGCAGTTGAGAGTATTGAGCTATAAACATTTCAAATTATAAAAGTGTACAAATGGAATAAATCTTAGGTCATGGTTTGTTCCTTTTATATAACGCTGAAGTCCATATCTCCAATCTCAAAATGCTGAACTGAAAATATGAAGTGTGGCTGGATGGTTGTATGAGTacgacacacagacacagccaaTCAGCGTTATAAACTAAGCAGCTTGATGCTGGTGCTGTATTATTGCAGTAGcacattagcattagcttatCTACAACATAAGGTATATGAAATACTTAATCTACACTAATGCTACAACTTTCTGCTGTAGAAGAAATGTCAAAACTCAGTTTTTTAGCAGAAATCACAGAAGTTCTACGGCTGAGTTGAGGAGGCGACGTCTCTGTTCCCGTCCAGttctgctgttctgttctgttctgggcCCTTCATATATCGCTCTTTGTGATGCATCTAAGCACATGTCCAGTAGACACCGCTTGCTCATTTGTCATGCTCATTACAGGACAAATACATGGGGAATTCAGCGAACTGAGCAAACCAATAGACCACCAAGTCCTTATGATGCAGCTGAAAGCACCAGGATGAGCTCCTGCAGTAAGAACCGCTCAGTTTCCACTACTGCAACAAATCATAACGCTAAAGTCCAGACCTGGACCCCGTAGGTGTAACTACAGGTTTCAGCTGAAGGAAAGCATTTTGTATAAACTATGTGTGTTGACTCAGAGGACACCCACCAACACCACCCCCCCGCGGCCTCCTCTTGGTGCGCTTGTGGTGAAATCCAATGCCACCGTTCCATTCAGAGGCCTTTTCTGCTgccggccggccggccggcTGCATTTGTCACCACTGCTTTTCATGTCACCACTCACCACCTGCTCCCCACATTCCTCTACATTCTCTCAAAGACCCcagtccctcctcctctccctcctactcttcctcctcatctttctccacctttttctctcct contains:
- the ccnd1 gene encoding G1/S-specific cyclin-D1; translated protein: MEDQLLCCEVDSIRRAYQDVNLLNDRVLRTMLKAEENYLPSPNYFKCVQKEIVPKMRKIVATWMLEVCEEQKCEEEVFPLAMNYLDRFLSVEATRKTRLQLLGATCMFLASKMKETVPLTAEKLCIYTDNSVQPGELLQMELLVLNKLKWDLASVTSHDFIEHFLSKLKIHPSTKQILRKHAQTFVALCATDVNFIASPPSMVAAGSVVAAVQGLYLKSQDPSLSSENLTNFLSQVIRSDPDCLRSCQEQIESLLESSLRQAQQHSGTTETKRVDEDVDLSCTPTDVRDINI